In Solidesulfovibrio carbinoliphilus subsp. oakridgensis, the sequence GCTGGACCAGCCGCCAGCAGACATCGGGGATATCCTGGCACCGTTTGACAGCCATCGACTAGAATCCCTGGCATCTGACATCCAGGCCCGCTGGACCGGAGAGCGGTTGGTGTTTCGGACCTCCGGCTCCACGGGCGTTCCCAGAGAGTGCGTCCAGGACGTGGCCTGGCTTGTCCAGGAGGCGCACTTTCTGGCCGGACTGTTCCGGGATAGTCGGCGTGTGGTCGCCCTGGTGCCGGCGCACCACATCTACGGGTTCCTGTTTTCCGTGTTGCTGCCTGAACTGCTCGGGGTGCCGGTCGTGGACCTGGACCCCCTGTCCCTGGCGTCGCTCTCCGGACTGCTCCATTCAGGGGATGTCGTGATTGGCTTTCCCTTGTCGTGGAAGAAGGCGGGAGAGATCGGTGTGCGCTATCCATCCGCAATAACAGGTGTCACCTCCACCGGTCCTTGCCCTCCGGAAGTGATCATTCAGTCACTGGATCTCGGGCTTGCCCGTATGGCGGAAATTCACGGCTCAACTGAAACTGGCGGCCTGGGATATCGGCTTCGCTTCAGGGAGCCATACCGCCTTATGGACCATTGGTTCATCGGTGACGGAGACGGCGTGTTGCATCGCACGCATCCTCTCGTGGGTGCGCCGGTATATTTCGCGTTTCCGGATGAACTCGTCTGGGAAGGAGAGCGGCTGTACCGACCCGTCGGCCGCAAGGACAAGGCGGTCCAGGTGGCCGGGGTGAACGTGTACCCCGAACAGGTGCGCCGGGTACTTATCGAGCATCCCCTGGTGGCCGATGCCGCCGTGCGCCCCATGCGTCCGGAGGAGGGCGATAGGCTCAAGGCCTTTATTGTCGCGGCGGCTGCGGCTCCCGCACCCCCTGCCATCATTCGTGCATTGCGAGAGTATCTGATAAACAGACTTGGTGCCCCCGAAATCCCTAGAAGTTTCACCTTCGGCCCAGCCGTTCCCAGAAACGCCTTCGGCAAGCATGCGGACTGGGATCTATCCCACTAGGAACCCGCAACCAAGGACAACCCATGACAACAACTCGAGCCGTCCTGGGCATGAGCTTGGCATATACGGCGCTTCCTTTGGGTGGGTCTCTGAATGTTGGATGGTAGACTACGACATGGGATATAGCAGGGGAAAATCCTCTTTCAGAAATTTTATGTTCACCGGCCTTGAGTTTTTTATGAAACACAGAGTATTTTCGATTACTGACCGATGAGGCACTGTTTAGAGTTCAGTTACATTATACCTCTGTCCGATAGTTTTATAAAATAAACACAATATGGAAGTGTCCCTGATGTCTGACAGTTTTGAAAAAATTAGATGGTTGTTATTATTTTGGAGGCGATTATGGCTGGTGCCCAAGTAATTATTACTGATGGAATTGTATGTATGGACAATGCCTCTTCATCGATATATATTTTTGCGAGGATCTATAAGTTTTTTATCTTGTCGTTGGTTAGTATATCACTATTTTGCTCAGGATGTGCAAAAAAACAGATTTCACAAATGATTGTTGCGGGAAAGTTGTCCAGTGATAAATTTTCATGCGTCTATGTGGCTTTGCCACGTGACGGTACTTTTGGATCTATTGTTTATAATGGTAGTGGTGCTAAGGTGGCTTCTTCTCTTTGTTTAGCTTTTTCTGAAAAATCCGTACAATGTAAAATGGCTGTTTCGACGCTTCCTTTTGATAGAAATCTTCAAATGGCTAAAGATGTTGGTTGTAATTATGTTGTAATCCCTAAAATTTTGCATTGGGAAGATCGTAATACTCCTTGGTCTGGAAAACTAGATAGGGCGTCAGTGCAAGTTGATGTTTATGAAGTTGACCAAAAGAGACTTATTTCTTCCTCTTTGATTGAAGCCACTAATCAATGGGCAACGTTCATAGATAATCCTCCTGAAGTGCTTTTGCCAGCTCCATTCAAAAAAATAGTTGATAGTCTTTATTGACTTGTACTGGAATAAGTTGCGATATCCTTAATAGTGCTGAAAATGAAAATAGTCTTTCTGCATTTACC encodes:
- a CDS encoding AMP-binding enzyme produces the protein MLASLARSLEWTTASSGRESLTSRAAALFGLDQPPADIGDILAPFDSHRLESLASDIQARWTGERLVFRTSGSTGVPRECVQDVAWLVQEAHFLAGLFRDSRRVVALVPAHHIYGFLFSVLLPELLGVPVVDLDPLSLASLSGLLHSGDVVIGFPLSWKKAGEIGVRYPSAITGVTSTGPCPPEVIIQSLDLGLARMAEIHGSTETGGLGYRLRFREPYRLMDHWFIGDGDGVLHRTHPLVGAPVYFAFPDELVWEGERLYRPVGRKDKAVQVAGVNVYPEQVRRVLIEHPLVADAAVRPMRPEEGDRLKAFIVAAAAAPAPPAIIRALREYLINRLGAPEIPRSFTFGPAVPRNAFGKHADWDLSH
- a CDS encoding DUF4823 domain-containing protein: MVVIILEAIMAGAQVIITDGIVCMDNASSSIYIFARIYKFFILSLVSISLFCSGCAKKQISQMIVAGKLSSDKFSCVYVALPRDGTFGSIVYNGSGAKVASSLCLAFSEKSVQCKMAVSTLPFDRNLQMAKDVGCNYVVIPKILHWEDRNTPWSGKLDRASVQVDVYEVDQKRLISSSLIEATNQWATFIDNPPEVLLPAPFKKIVDSLY